Proteins encoded in a region of the Roseateles sp. SL47 genome:
- the glf gene encoding UDP-galactopyranose mutase, with amino-acid sequence MTTDFLIVGAGYAGSVCARVLADAGKTVHVIDKRPHIGGNAYDERDPHGVLIHPYGPHIFHTNAKKVIEFLSRFTTWRFYEHRVLAQVGEQLLPIPINRTTINQLYGLSLTEDEVQGYLETVREPREPLQTSEDVVLNSVGRDLCEKFFRGYTRKQWGLDLSQLSAGVAARIPTRSNDDDRYFGDTYQFMPADGYTAMFERMLDHPGITVRTGVEFKDVRADFAGSHIIYSGPIDAFFDHCYGPLPYRSLRFEHEHLPQTERFQPVGTVNYPNDHDYTRITEFKHLTGEAHAGTSVVREYPQADGDPYYPVPRPENEALFKRYAALADAAQGVTFVGRLAQYRYYNMDQIVAAALKTAQDLLEPPVPGNAPT; translated from the coding sequence ATGACTACAGACTTCCTCATCGTGGGCGCCGGTTATGCCGGCTCCGTCTGCGCGCGTGTGCTGGCCGATGCCGGCAAGACCGTCCATGTGATCGACAAGCGGCCGCACATCGGTGGCAATGCCTATGACGAGCGGGATCCGCACGGGGTGCTGATCCACCCCTACGGCCCGCACATCTTCCACACCAATGCCAAGAAGGTGATCGAGTTCCTGTCCCGCTTCACCACCTGGCGCTTCTACGAACACCGGGTGCTGGCCCAGGTCGGTGAGCAGTTGCTGCCGATTCCGATCAACCGCACCACCATCAACCAGCTCTACGGCCTGTCACTCACGGAAGACGAGGTGCAGGGCTATCTGGAGACCGTGCGCGAACCGCGTGAACCGCTGCAGACCAGCGAGGACGTGGTGCTCAACAGCGTCGGCCGCGATCTGTGCGAGAAGTTCTTCCGCGGCTACACCCGCAAGCAGTGGGGGCTGGACCTCTCCCAGCTGTCCGCTGGGGTCGCCGCACGCATTCCCACCCGCAGCAACGACGACGACCGGTATTTCGGCGACACCTACCAGTTCATGCCGGCCGATGGCTACACCGCCATGTTCGAGCGCATGCTGGACCATCCCGGCATCACCGTCCGCACCGGCGTGGAGTTCAAGGACGTGCGCGCCGACTTTGCCGGCAGCCACATCATCTACTCCGGGCCCATCGACGCGTTTTTCGACCATTGTTATGGCCCGCTGCCCTACCGCAGCCTGCGCTTTGAGCATGAGCATCTGCCACAGACCGAGCGCTTCCAGCCGGTGGGCACGGTGAACTATCCCAACGACCACGACTACACCCGCATCACCGAGTTCAAGCATTTGACGGGTGAAGCCCACGCGGGAACCTCCGTCGTGCGCGAATATCCGCAGGCCGACGGCGACCCGTATTACCCCGTGCCCCGGCCGGAGAACGAAGCCCTGTTCAAGCGTTACGCCGCACTGGCCGATGCCGCACAAGGCGTGACCTTTGTCGGACGGCTCGCGCAGTACCGCTACTACAACATGGACCAGATCGTGGCGGCGGCGCTGAAGACGGCGCAGGATCTGCTGGAGCCGCCGGTGCCGGGGAACGCCCCGACGTGA
- a CDS encoding prephenate dehydrogenase gives MSKSADKNGSRGAQKAASKTGSQAGRKAVSATFNQLGVIGCGLMGGSFALAMKKAGLVRRVVGYSKSPSTTETARRMGVIDIAAESALLAVSGSDIVLLAVPVAATESTLKAIRHLIHSDVLLMDVGSTKGDVVDAARRTLGKQLPTFVPAHPIAGKESAGVQHADANLYHGRQVILTPLEQTRPELVQKATDVWSALGCQVLKMAPHNHDAAFAAVSHLPHLLAYAYFNAVARQPSGRDFLSLAGSGFRDFTRIAASDPTIWRDILIANKNELLTQTQKFRESLDALEQAIQKGDTSSLEGMIRQASEGRSQWQLSTPPAPPKSK, from the coding sequence ATGAGCAAGTCGGCCGACAAGAACGGCAGCCGGGGGGCTCAAAAGGCCGCCAGCAAAACAGGTAGTCAAGCAGGTAGAAAAGCGGTGTCTGCGACCTTCAATCAACTCGGTGTGATCGGCTGCGGCCTGATGGGCGGCTCGTTTGCGCTGGCCATGAAGAAGGCCGGGCTGGTCCGCCGTGTGGTGGGCTACAGCAAGTCGCCCTCCACGACGGAAACCGCCCGGCGCATGGGCGTCATCGATATTGCGGCGGAGTCCGCCCTGCTTGCAGTGTCCGGCTCGGACATCGTGCTGCTGGCCGTGCCGGTTGCCGCGACCGAATCCACGCTGAAGGCGATCCGCCACCTGATCCACAGCGACGTCCTGCTGATGGACGTTGGCTCCACCAAGGGTGATGTGGTGGATGCCGCGCGGCGCACACTGGGCAAGCAGTTGCCCACCTTCGTGCCGGCGCATCCCATCGCCGGCAAGGAGTCGGCGGGTGTGCAGCATGCGGACGCCAATCTCTACCACGGCCGTCAGGTGATCCTGACGCCGCTGGAGCAGACCCGTCCGGAGCTGGTGCAAAAGGCCACCGACGTGTGGTCGGCGCTGGGATGCCAGGTGCTGAAGATGGCACCGCACAACCATGACGCCGCCTTCGCCGCCGTCAGCCATTTGCCGCATCTGCTGGCCTATGCCTACTTCAATGCGGTAGCCCGGCAGCCGTCCGGCCGAGACTTCCTCAGTCTGGCCGGCTCGGGCTTCCGCGACTTCACCCGCATTGCCGCAAGCGATCCCACCATCTGGCGGGACATCCTCATTGCCAACAAGAACGAGCTGCTGACCCAGACCCAGAAGTTCCGGGAATCCCTGGATGCGCTGGAACAGGCCATCCAGAAGGGCGACACGTCCAGCCTGGAAGGCATGATCCGTCAGGCGTCGGAAGGCCGTTCACAGTGGCAACTGAGCACACCTCCCGCCCCGCCGAAGTCAAAGTAG
- the rpsA gene encoding 30S ribosomal protein S1, with product MSESFAALFEESLQRANMRTGEVISAEVVRIEHNFVVVNAGLKSEAYVPIEEFKNDQGEVEVQVGDFISVAIDAIENGYGDTILSRDKAKRLASWLSLENALESGEFVTGTVSGKVKGGLTVLVNGIRAFLPGSLLDTRPVKDMSPFEGKTMEFKVIKLDRKRNNVVLSRRAVVEASMGEERAKLLETLTEGAIVNGVVKNITEYGAFVDLGGIDGLLHITDMAWRRVRHPSEVVTVGQELTAKVLKFDAEKNRVSLGLKQLGDDPWFGVSRRYPANTRLFGKVTNIADYGAFVEIEPGIEGLVHVSEMDWTNKNVAPSKVVSLGDEVEVMVLEIDEDKRRISLGMKQCRANPWEEFAENVKRGDRVKGPIKSITDFGVFVGLAQGIDGLVHLSDLSWNEPGETAVRNYKKGQEVEAIVLAVDVERERISLGIKQLDGDPFSTFVSVNDRGMSVTGKVKTVDARGAEIDLGEDVTGYLRASEIARDRVEDARNVLKEGEEVTAIIINVDRKTRSIQLSIKAKDSADQQEAMQRLSQSNERENAGTTSLGALLRAKLDQN from the coding sequence ATGTCTGAATCTTTTGCCGCCCTTTTCGAGGAATCGCTGCAACGCGCCAACATGCGCACCGGCGAGGTCATCTCGGCTGAAGTGGTCCGTATCGAGCACAACTTCGTGGTGGTCAACGCCGGCCTGAAGTCTGAAGCCTACGTGCCCATCGAAGAGTTCAAGAACGACCAGGGCGAAGTCGAAGTCCAGGTGGGCGACTTCATTTCGGTGGCCATCGACGCCATCGAAAACGGCTACGGCGACACCATCTTGTCGCGCGACAAGGCCAAGCGTCTGGCTTCGTGGCTGTCGCTGGAAAACGCGCTGGAATCCGGCGAGTTCGTCACCGGCACCGTCTCCGGCAAGGTCAAGGGCGGCCTGACCGTCCTGGTCAACGGCATCCGCGCCTTCCTGCCCGGTTCGCTGCTGGACACCCGTCCGGTCAAGGACATGAGCCCGTTCGAGGGCAAGACCATGGAATTCAAGGTCATCAAGCTCGACCGCAAGCGCAACAACGTTGTGCTGTCGCGTCGCGCTGTGGTGGAAGCCTCCATGGGTGAAGAGCGCGCCAAGCTGCTCGAAACGCTGACCGAAGGCGCCATCGTCAACGGCGTGGTCAAGAACATCACCGAATACGGTGCGTTCGTGGACCTGGGCGGCATCGACGGCCTGCTGCACATCACCGACATGGCCTGGCGCCGTGTCCGTCACCCGAGCGAAGTGGTGACGGTGGGTCAAGAGCTGACCGCCAAGGTCCTGAAGTTCGACGCCGAGAAGAACCGCGTCTCGCTGGGTCTGAAGCAGCTGGGCGACGATCCGTGGTTCGGCGTGTCGCGCCGCTACCCGGCCAACACCCGCCTGTTCGGCAAGGTCACCAACATTGCTGACTACGGCGCGTTCGTCGAAATCGAACCGGGCATCGAAGGTCTGGTGCACGTGTCCGAAATGGACTGGACCAACAAGAACGTTGCGCCTTCCAAGGTCGTCTCCCTGGGTGACGAAGTGGAAGTCATGGTCCTGGAGATCGACGAAGACAAGCGTCGCATCTCGCTGGGCATGAAGCAGTGCCGTGCCAACCCGTGGGAAGAGTTCGCCGAAAACGTCAAGCGTGGCGACCGCGTCAAGGGCCCCATCAAGTCGATCACCGACTTCGGCGTGTTCGTGGGCCTGGCCCAGGGCATCGACGGCCTGGTGCACCTGTCCGACCTGTCGTGGAACGAGCCGGGCGAAACGGCTGTCCGCAACTACAAGAAGGGCCAGGAAGTCGAAGCCATCGTGCTGGCTGTGGACGTCGAGCGCGAGCGCATCTCGCTGGGCATCAAGCAGCTGGACGGCGACCCGTTCTCGACCTTCGTCTCGGTCAACGACCGCGGCATGTCCGTCACCGGCAAGGTCAAGACCGTGGATGCCCGCGGCGCTGAGATCGACCTGGGTGAAGACGTCACCGGCTACCTGCGCGCTTCGGAAATCGCCCGCGACCGCGTGGAAGATGCCCGTAACGTGCTGAAGGAAGGCGAAGAAGTCACCGCGATCATCATCAACGTCGATCGCAAGACCCGCAGCATCCAGCTGTCGATCAAGGCCAAGGACAGCGCCGACCAGCAAGAAGCCATGCAGCGCCTGTCGCAGTCGAACGAGCGTGAAAACGCTGGTACGACCAGCCTGGGTGCTCTGCTGCGCGCCAAGCTGGATCAGAACTAA
- a CDS encoding LapA family protein, translating to MRILVWLFRAFLFFTLFAFALNNSQEVVVHWFFGQAWRAPLVIVVLLVFAVGCAFGVLAMVPAWWRHKRAAARSLPPADDLPPPPSPDPKLPDGI from the coding sequence ATGCGAATCCTGGTCTGGCTCTTCCGTGCCTTCCTGTTCTTCACCCTCTTCGCCTTCGCGCTGAACAACAGCCAGGAGGTCGTTGTGCACTGGTTCTTCGGCCAGGCCTGGCGTGCCCCCCTGGTCATCGTGGTGCTGCTGGTGTTTGCCGTGGGCTGCGCCTTCGGCGTTCTGGCCATGGTGCCCGCCTGGTGGCGCCACAAGCGTGCCGCCGCGCGAAGCCTGCCTCCCGCAGACGACCTGCCCCCCCCTCCCTCCCCAGACCCCAAGCTCCCCGATGGAATTTGA
- a CDS encoding glycosyltransferase, whose amino-acid sequence MSTSPAPHDDPRVILCMKWGTKYGPEYVNRLYAMVRRHLRGDFRFVCLTDRSEGIRPEVQCLPIPALALPEGIPERGWTKLTTFEADLHGLKGTALFLDLDVVIVDDITPFFEVPGEFLIIHDWKRPWRITGNSSVYRFTLGAHADVLAKFRAEFESIREKFRNEQAYLSDAINRKGQLQYWDSHWCASFKYHCIPRWPLNYWQPPRIPAGARILIFHGVMNPPDALAGQSNGNWRRPLPAPWIADHWHE is encoded by the coding sequence ATGTCGACGAGCCCAGCCCCCCACGACGACCCGCGCGTCATCCTCTGCATGAAGTGGGGAACGAAGTACGGCCCCGAATACGTCAATCGTCTCTACGCGATGGTGCGCCGGCATCTGCGCGGCGACTTCCGCTTCGTCTGCCTCACCGACCGCAGCGAAGGCATCCGCCCGGAAGTGCAATGCCTGCCCATTCCGGCGCTGGCGCTGCCCGAAGGCATTCCCGAACGCGGCTGGACCAAACTCACCACCTTCGAAGCGGACCTGCACGGCCTCAAGGGCACCGCACTGTTCCTGGACCTGGATGTGGTGATCGTGGACGACATCACCCCGTTCTTCGAAGTGCCCGGGGAATTCCTGATCATTCACGACTGGAAGCGCCCCTGGCGCATTACCGGCAACTCCTCGGTCTACCGCTTCACCCTCGGCGCCCATGCCGACGTGCTGGCCAAGTTCCGGGCCGAGTTTGAAAGCATCCGCGAGAAGTTCCGCAACGAGCAGGCCTATCTCTCCGACGCGATCAACCGCAAGGGCCAGTTGCAGTATTGGGACTCCCACTGGTGCGCCAGCTTCAAATACCACTGCATTCCGCGCTGGCCGCTGAACTACTGGCAGCCACCGCGCATTCCCGCTGGGGCTCGCATCCTGATCTTCCACGGGGTGATGAACCCGCCTGACGCACTGGCCGGCCAAAGCAACGGCAACTGGCGCCGCCCGCTGCCAGCGCCTTGGATTGCGGACCACTGGCATGAATGA
- a CDS encoding bifunctional 3-phosphoshikimate 1-carboxyvinyltransferase/cytidylate kinase has translation MYKTAFLDLPPLRGAAGTVALPGSKSISNRVLLLAGLSEGETLVHDLLDSDDTKVMIAALRELGCVLHQRDDGVLSVTGLGGRLQQRQARLFLGNAGTAMRPLTAALALLAATQGGQFELSGVPRMHERPIGDLVDALRALGCPIDCLGQEGYPPLRLNGPAPLSLDAPVRVRGDVSSQFLTALLLALPLVAGGAGDGQGARDIHIEVTGELISKPYVQITLDLLARFGVQVQRDANWQHFVIPAGSRYASPGDVHVEGDASSASYFVALGAIAAEAAPIRIEGVGASSVQGDVRFVEAAQAMGAAVTLGPNWLEVRRGAWPLKALDLDCNHIPDAAMTLAVMALYADGPTTLRNIASWRVKETDRIAAMATELRKLGAEVDEGPDWLRVHPLQHWRPAAIHTYDDHRVAMCFSLAAFNGLVAGRGEQAVPVRILDPQCVAKTFPDYFETLFSVVHARADEIPVITIDGPTASGKGTLTDEVARALGYGVLDSGALYRVTGLAAHRAGIDLADGAAVAALVPSLDLRFEQGRVLLDDEDVSNELRLEATGLMASQVGAHPPVRQALHQLQLDFRRLPGLVADGRDMGTALFPDAPLKVFLTASAATRAERRYKQLISKGIPANISDLRADLEARDARDKSRSASPLQAAADAIELDNSAHSIEASRDLVLSWWQTKRPFLN, from the coding sequence ATGTACAAGACCGCCTTCCTCGACCTGCCTCCGCTGCGCGGTGCAGCCGGTACCGTTGCCCTGCCCGGCTCCAAGAGCATCTCCAACCGCGTCCTGCTGCTGGCCGGCCTGTCCGAGGGCGAGACCCTGGTGCACGACCTGCTGGACTCGGACGACACCAAGGTGATGATCGCCGCTCTGCGCGAACTGGGCTGCGTGCTCCATCAACGTGATGACGGCGTGCTGTCCGTCACCGGCCTCGGGGGCCGTCTGCAGCAGCGCCAGGCTCGACTGTTCCTGGGGAATGCCGGCACCGCGATGCGCCCCCTCACCGCTGCCCTGGCCCTGCTGGCCGCCACGCAGGGCGGACAGTTCGAGCTGTCGGGCGTGCCGCGCATGCATGAACGGCCGATCGGTGATCTGGTCGATGCCCTGCGCGCGCTGGGCTGCCCCATCGACTGCCTAGGCCAGGAGGGCTATCCGCCGCTGCGCCTGAACGGCCCTGCCCCCCTCAGCCTGGACGCACCGGTGCGTGTGCGCGGTGATGTATCGAGCCAGTTCCTCACCGCGCTGCTGCTGGCCCTGCCGCTGGTGGCCGGGGGCGCGGGCGACGGCCAGGGTGCGCGGGACATCCATATCGAGGTGACCGGCGAACTCATCTCCAAACCCTATGTGCAGATCACCCTGGACCTGCTCGCCCGCTTCGGCGTGCAGGTGCAGCGCGATGCGAACTGGCAGCATTTCGTCATTCCAGCCGGCAGCCGTTACGCATCCCCCGGCGATGTGCATGTGGAAGGCGACGCCTCGTCGGCCTCCTACTTCGTGGCCCTCGGCGCCATTGCGGCCGAGGCGGCACCGATTCGCATCGAAGGTGTCGGTGCCAGCTCGGTGCAGGGGGATGTCCGTTTTGTGGAGGCGGCCCAGGCGATGGGCGCGGCCGTCACGCTGGGCCCGAACTGGCTGGAAGTGCGCCGAGGCGCCTGGCCGCTGAAGGCCCTGGACCTGGATTGCAACCACATCCCGGATGCGGCCATGACGCTGGCCGTGATGGCCCTGTATGCCGACGGCCCGACCACGCTGCGCAACATCGCCTCCTGGCGGGTCAAGGAAACCGACCGCATCGCCGCCATGGCGACCGAGCTGCGCAAACTGGGCGCCGAGGTGGACGAAGGGCCGGACTGGCTGCGTGTCCATCCGCTGCAGCACTGGCGTCCGGCCGCCATCCACACCTATGACGACCACCGGGTGGCCATGTGCTTCTCCCTCGCGGCTTTCAACGGCCTGGTGGCCGGCCGTGGCGAACAGGCGGTGCCGGTTCGCATCCTGGACCCGCAATGCGTCGCCAAGACCTTCCCGGATTACTTCGAGACCTTGTTCAGCGTCGTCCATGCCCGCGCCGACGAGATCCCGGTCATCACGATCGACGGCCCGACCGCCTCCGGCAAAGGCACCTTGACCGACGAGGTGGCTCGCGCCCTGGGCTACGGTGTCCTGGATTCCGGGGCGCTCTACCGCGTCACCGGCCTGGCGGCTCACCGCGCCGGCATCGACCTGGCCGATGGCGCGGCCGTCGCGGCGCTGGTGCCCAGCCTGGACCTGCGATTCGAACAAGGCCGCGTCCTGCTGGACGACGAAGATGTGAGCAATGAACTGCGCCTGGAGGCCACCGGCCTGATGGCCTCGCAGGTCGGCGCCCATCCGCCCGTGCGCCAGGCCCTGCACCAGCTGCAGCTGGACTTCCGCCGCCTGCCCGGCCTGGTGGCGGATGGCCGCGACATGGGCACGGCCCTCTTCCCGGACGCCCCGCTGAAGGTCTTTTTGACCGCCAGCGCCGCCACACGGGCCGAGCGGCGGTACAAGCAATTGATTTCCAAAGGCATCCCGGCTAACATCTCAGACTTGCGCGCAGATCTGGAAGCGCGTGACGCCCGTGACAAAAGTCGCAGTGCGTCACCGCTACAGGCAGCTGCGGACGCGATTGAGCTGGACAACTCCGCCCACTCCATTGAGGCTTCAAGGGATCTGGTGTTGAGCTGGTGGCAAACAAAGCGCCCGTTTCTGAATTAA
- a CDS encoding glycosyltransferase family 2 protein, with protein sequence MQASQPKAGPPLAPRLNASRPWLSFLIPAYNVEAYLRESVASALSQSDADVEVLIVDDCSTDGTPALMRRLAEEDPRIRCVFHERNQGVSVTRNTLLDEARGRYVWFLDADDYLMPGAVPRLRNIIDQHAPALVMCDYRMVREAPKLKHRLRGHPRKSTFKGPQRQRITDASVIMTGTFRGGQMHPWSKIARRELWGSDLRFPPGMHFEDIHLLPFLALRAPDLWYEPEVWVAYRQRQGSIMHTLNLRKADDLAWAMTGLKEAAEAVQRSPSSLGPETCFAWANTLARKFIGAARMAWRFNPQQAPAILHAYVQWMVAASPMPPDTLMAEYLRRGWWLRALRLRQWLRRAQAPAPAGDAAGD encoded by the coding sequence ATGCAAGCCTCCCAGCCGAAGGCCGGCCCACCGTTGGCCCCCCGCTTAAACGCGTCGCGCCCCTGGCTGAGCTTTCTCATTCCGGCCTACAACGTCGAGGCTTATTTGCGAGAGAGCGTGGCATCGGCGCTGAGCCAATCCGATGCTGATGTGGAGGTGCTGATCGTGGACGACTGCTCCACCGACGGCACCCCGGCACTGATGCGCCGCCTGGCGGAAGAAGACCCTCGGATTCGATGCGTGTTCCATGAGCGCAACCAGGGTGTTTCGGTCACTCGCAACACCTTGCTGGATGAGGCGCGAGGCCGCTACGTCTGGTTCCTGGATGCCGACGACTATTTGATGCCGGGAGCGGTTCCGCGCCTGCGCAACATCATTGACCAGCATGCACCGGCTTTGGTGATGTGTGACTACCGCATGGTTCGCGAGGCTCCCAAGCTCAAGCACCGGCTGCGGGGCCATCCTCGCAAGAGCACCTTCAAGGGTCCGCAACGCCAGCGGATCACCGATGCCTCAGTCATCATGACCGGCACCTTCCGGGGCGGGCAGATGCACCCGTGGTCCAAGATCGCGCGCCGCGAACTATGGGGCAGTGACCTGCGCTTCCCGCCGGGCATGCACTTCGAGGACATCCATCTGCTGCCCTTCCTGGCCCTGCGGGCGCCGGACCTCTGGTATGAGCCCGAAGTCTGGGTGGCCTACCGCCAGCGGCAGGGCTCCATCATGCACACCCTCAACCTGCGCAAGGCCGATGACCTGGCCTGGGCCATGACCGGGCTGAAGGAAGCCGCTGAGGCGGTGCAGCGCAGCCCTTCCAGCCTGGGGCCGGAGACCTGCTTCGCCTGGGCCAACACACTGGCCCGCAAATTCATCGGCGCCGCCCGCATGGCCTGGCGTTTCAACCCGCAGCAGGCACCGGCCATCCTCCACGCTTATGTGCAATGGATGGTGGCAGCTTCCCCCATGCCCCCTGACACGCTCATGGCCGAATACCTTCGACGCGGCTGGTGGCTGCGGGCTCTGCGATTGAGGCAATGGCTTCGCCGGGCTCAGGCGCCGGCACCTGCAGGAGATGCTGCGGGGGACTGA
- a CDS encoding integration host factor subunit beta: MTRSDLVAHLSERFSQLTQRDTEFAVKTILDAMSDALARGHRIEIRGFGSFSINRRPPRTGRNPRSGEQVMIPEKLVPHFKPGKALREAVDAQLPADTPASE, translated from the coding sequence ATGACCCGATCCGACCTCGTGGCCCATTTGTCCGAGCGCTTCAGCCAGCTCACCCAACGAGACACGGAATTCGCGGTCAAGACCATCCTGGACGCCATGTCCGACGCACTGGCCCGCGGCCATCGCATCGAGATCCGCGGTTTCGGCAGTTTCTCCATCAACCGCCGCCCTCCCCGCACCGGACGAAATCCCCGTAGCGGCGAGCAGGTGATGATTCCCGAGAAGCTGGTCCCCCATTTCAAGCCCGGCAAGGCGCTGCGCGAAGCCGTGGACGCCCAATTGCCTGCGGACACACCTGCTTCCGAATAA
- the lapB gene encoding lipopolysaccharide assembly protein LapB: MEFDLSWLLIGVPLVFGLGWLASKLDSRQWKREQRDAPRAYFKGLNLLLNEQQDKAIDAFIEAVQADPDTSELHFALGNLFRRRGEYERAVRVHQHLLSRGDLPKDERDRAQYALAQDFFKAGLFDRAETAYEALKGTAFDREASLALLSLYERSREWAKAADVAESLEATGTGSFASRIANYWCELALEAQSSQDLAAARQWLERARQRAPQSARAYVLLGQMLTREGDQAGTMGIYGELLKANPDAFNLVARDYAQAALATQSVPQALSLLEAHYRRHPSMALLLAIALLEPAPDAQRRRLAEHLRVEPALSAATQLLQQSQTRQQPLNEDEAQLVGGALQRAVRPLQRYRCAACGFESQHYFWQCPGCLSWDSYPPRWVEEL; this comes from the coding sequence ATGGAATTTGATCTCAGCTGGTTGCTGATCGGCGTCCCCCTCGTCTTCGGCCTCGGGTGGCTGGCGTCCAAGCTGGACTCCCGTCAATGGAAGCGGGAACAGCGCGACGCCCCACGGGCCTATTTCAAAGGCCTGAACCTGCTGCTGAACGAGCAGCAGGACAAGGCCATCGACGCCTTCATCGAAGCCGTCCAGGCCGACCCCGACACCTCCGAATTGCACTTCGCGCTGGGCAACCTGTTCCGCCGTCGAGGCGAATATGAGCGCGCCGTGCGCGTGCACCAGCACCTGCTGTCCCGCGGCGATCTGCCCAAGGACGAGCGCGACCGCGCCCAATACGCCCTCGCCCAGGACTTCTTCAAGGCCGGGCTGTTCGACCGCGCCGAGACCGCCTACGAAGCCCTGAAAGGCACCGCCTTCGACCGCGAGGCCTCGCTGGCACTGCTGTCGCTGTATGAGCGCTCCCGTGAATGGGCCAAGGCCGCCGATGTGGCCGAATCGCTGGAAGCCACCGGCACCGGTTCCTTCGCCAGCCGCATCGCCAATTACTGGTGCGAATTGGCCCTGGAAGCCCAGAGCAGCCAGGATCTGGCCGCCGCCCGCCAATGGCTGGAACGGGCCCGCCAGCGCGCCCCGCAATCCGCCCGCGCCTATGTGCTGCTCGGCCAGATGCTCACCCGCGAAGGCGATCAGGCCGGCACCATGGGCATCTATGGCGAACTGCTGAAAGCCAATCCGGACGCCTTCAACCTGGTGGCCCGCGACTACGCCCAGGCCGCCCTGGCCACCCAGTCGGTCCCGCAGGCACTGTCACTGCTGGAAGCCCACTACCGCCGCCATCCCAGCATGGCCCTGCTGCTGGCCATCGCGCTGCTGGAACCGGCACCGGACGCCCAGCGCCGCCGTCTGGCCGAGCACTTGCGGGTGGAACCGGCCCTGTCGGCCGCCACCCAGCTGCTGCAGCAAAGCCAGACCCGCCAGCAACCGCTGAACGAGGACGAAGCCCAGTTGGTGGGCGGCGCCCTGCAACGTGCCGTTCGTCCGCTGCAGCGCTACCGTTGCGCAGCCTGCGGCTTCGAGTCGCAGCACTATTTCTGGCAGTGCCCCGGCTGTCTGAGCTGGGACAGCTATCCGCCCCGGTGGGTGGAAGAACTCTGA
- a CDS encoding glycosyltransferase, translated as MTVPTSGAPAGGTRRVLHFVTGGFSGATQVAVELCRSQRQAGRLEPILVLRRKRSTDPAKVQALRDQGLEVHLVPGWAHCVTVWSLRRLCERLKPDVVMAHGFPEHLLGRKAALQAGVPAVVQVEHNSRERYGPWSLAQARALARRSAKLVGVSEGVRRTLVSLGMPEVLTVAIPNGIRLERFAAADAHPHALREPGIVMSARFARQKDQLTLIRALGLLAQRGLRPPLHLAGQGKASYMRASERLVRELGLEGQVRFLGYHKDMPALLMSQRIFVLSTHWEGMPLALLEGMAAGCACVASAVPGVEGVLEPGRTGLLTPEGDAAAMADALEQLLRDEALAQRLGAAARQRAIHEHSVELMMQRYEDLLLAIGQPASRHQSPAASPAGAGA; from the coding sequence ATGACCGTTCCCACTTCGGGCGCGCCCGCGGGTGGGACCCGCCGCGTGCTGCATTTCGTCACCGGCGGCTTTTCCGGCGCCACTCAGGTCGCTGTGGAGTTGTGCCGCTCCCAGCGCCAGGCGGGCCGGCTTGAGCCGATTCTGGTGCTGCGCCGCAAACGCAGCACCGATCCCGCCAAAGTCCAGGCACTCCGAGATCAAGGCCTGGAGGTGCATCTGGTGCCGGGCTGGGCCCATTGCGTCACGGTCTGGTCGCTGCGGCGCCTGTGTGAGCGGCTCAAGCCCGATGTGGTCATGGCGCATGGCTTCCCGGAGCATCTGCTGGGGCGCAAGGCTGCCCTGCAGGCGGGTGTGCCGGCCGTGGTGCAGGTGGAACACAACTCCCGCGAGCGGTATGGACCCTGGTCGCTCGCCCAGGCGCGGGCCTTGGCGCGGCGTAGCGCCAAACTGGTCGGTGTGTCCGAAGGGGTGCGTCGCACGCTGGTGAGCCTGGGCATGCCCGAGGTGCTGACGGTGGCCATTCCCAACGGTATCCGGCTGGAACGCTTTGCGGCGGCGGACGCACATCCGCATGCGCTGCGGGAGCCCGGCATTGTGATGTCGGCGCGTTTTGCCCGGCAAAAGGACCAACTCACCCTGATCCGCGCCCTGGGCCTGCTGGCGCAGCGCGGCCTGCGGCCCCCACTGCATCTGGCGGGGCAGGGCAAGGCGTCTTACATGAGGGCGTCCGAGCGCTTGGTCCGGGAACTGGGCCTGGAAGGGCAGGTGCGCTTTCTGGGCTACCACAAGGACATGCCCGCCCTGCTGATGAGCCAACGCATCTTTGTCCTGAGCACCCACTGGGAGGGCATGCCCTTGGCCTTGCTGGAAGGCATGGCGGCGGGATGCGCCTGTGTGGCGTCGGCGGTGCCAGGGGTGGAAGGCGTGCTGGAACCGGGCAGGACCGGTCTGCTCACGCCCGAAGGGGATGCCGCCGCGATGGCGGATGCGCTGGAGCAGTTGTTGCGCGATGAAGCGCTGGCTCAGCGGCTGGGGGCGGCAGCGCGGCAGCGGGCCATTCACGAGCACAGCGTGGAGCTGATGATGCAGCGCTACGAGGATTTGCTGCTGGCGATTGGGCAACCGGCGTCACGGCATCAGTCCCCCGCAGCATCTCCTGCAGGTGCCGGCGCCTGA